The Candidatus Coatesbacteria bacterium genome has a segment encoding these proteins:
- the ribF gene encoding riboflavin biosynthesis protein RibF, whose protein sequence is MNVYPGLAAARHRLEPGGALAVGTFDGVHRGHQRLLELLEEEAGEGPAAVLTFRRHPLAVFHPERAPQPLTSVERRLELLALAGADAVILEEFDTDFGALTARELLLRLRDELGIAALVRGFDHHFGSDRAGPDELGRFCNELNLRDRVLEPVRACNLIAKSQTVRELLAAGEVARAACLLGKPHRLLGRIARGLGLGRELGFPTANIPDYYEMPPRPGVYVVRGRMIGHTFAGVANIGRRPSVEETERERPLLEVHLFGLEREAYGAALAVDLHHRLRDEERFDELDELREQIAADIERARAWWAANPTGTRIPLRG, encoded by the coding sequence ATGAACGTCTACCCCGGTCTCGCCGCCGCCCGACACCGCCTGGAACCCGGCGGGGCCTTGGCCGTCGGCACCTTCGACGGCGTCCACCGGGGCCATCAGCGCCTGCTGGAGCTGCTCGAAGAAGAGGCCGGCGAGGGGCCCGCCGCCGTGCTGACCTTCCGCCGCCACCCCCTGGCCGTCTTCCACCCCGAGCGGGCCCCCCAACCGCTGACCAGCGTCGAGCGCCGTCTGGAGCTGCTGGCCCTGGCCGGAGCCGACGCCGTAATCCTGGAGGAGTTCGACACCGACTTCGGCGCCTTGACGGCGCGGGAGCTGCTGTTGCGGCTGCGCGACGAGTTGGGGATCGCGGCCCTGGTGCGGGGCTTCGACCATCACTTCGGCTCGGACCGCGCCGGACCGGACGAGCTGGGGCGGTTCTGCAATGAGCTGAATCTGCGGGACCGCGTCCTCGAACCGGTGCGGGCCTGCAACCTGATCGCCAAGAGCCAGACCGTGCGCGAGCTGCTGGCCGCCGGCGAGGTGGCCAGGGCGGCCTGTCTGCTGGGCAAGCCCCACCGCCTGCTGGGCCGGATCGCCCGGGGGCTGGGGTTGGGCCGTGAGCTGGGCTTCCCGACGGCCAACATCCCCGACTACTACGAGATGCCGCCGCGGCCCGGGGTCTACGTCGTCCGGGGGCGGATGATCGGCCACACTTTCGCCGGCGTGGCCAACATCGGCCGCCGGCCGTCGGTCGAGGAGACCGAGCGGGAACGGCCCCTGCTCGAGGTGCACCTTTTCGGCCTGGAGCGCGAGGCCTACGGCGCCGCCCTGGCCGTCGACCTGCATCACCGCCTGCGTGACGAGGAGCGCTTCGACGAGCTGGACGAGTTGCGCGAGCAGATCGCCGCCGACATCGAGCGGGCCCGGGCCTGGTGGGCGGCTAATCCGACGGGCACCCGCATCCCCCTGCGGGGGTAG
- a CDS encoding cysteine--tRNA ligase, with the protein MTAPKPLQLFDTLTKGRREFPPADSPARRNPEEPITYYTCGPTVYDHAHIGNFRAYIFEDQVVRALEYLGWRVKQVMNLTDVDDKTIKGANPERADLPAAELRKRLDAHTKTYRDAFFADIDKLNIKPAAVYPRATETIGPMVGLVQRLIENGCAYEGEDGHWYFPIRRFENYGALSGLDLDDIRVGARVDSDEYDKQDARDFALWKAHRPGEPAWDPRDYVADSPLPVGRPGWHLECSAMSTEHLGRTIDLHSGGHDNIFPHHENEIAQSEAANGVRFVRHWLHCGYLLVENQKMSKSLGNFFTLRNLEEKGYEPLAVRLLLLGTHYRKPLNFTFAGLDAAAANLKRLREFVRRLDRERDAAPKEPAEELGLGGTGVSAVLTAADSDFRAAVADNLNISVALAAVYGMLGKVNRMLDDGIIQRTEIEAAKKAVLDFDRVLGLGLEAVDDGGGIDAAWVEERLAARKRARAERDFAAADAIRDELAAAGVVVEDTPRGTTWHVE; encoded by the coding sequence ATGACCGCGCCGAAACCTCTCCAGCTTTTCGACACCTTGACCAAGGGCCGACGGGAGTTCCCCCCGGCGGATTCCCCCGCCCGGCGCAACCCCGAAGAACCGATCACCTACTACACCTGCGGACCGACGGTCTACGACCACGCCCACATCGGCAACTTCCGCGCCTACATCTTCGAGGATCAGGTCGTGCGGGCGCTGGAGTACCTGGGCTGGCGGGTCAAGCAGGTGATGAACCTGACCGACGTCGACGACAAGACCATCAAGGGCGCCAACCCCGAGAGGGCCGACCTGCCCGCCGCCGAGCTGCGCAAACGCCTCGACGCCCATACCAAGACCTACCGCGACGCCTTCTTCGCCGATATCGACAAGCTCAACATCAAGCCCGCCGCCGTCTACCCCCGGGCCACCGAGACCATCGGACCGATGGTCGGACTGGTCCAGCGCTTGATAGAAAACGGCTGCGCCTACGAGGGCGAGGACGGCCACTGGTATTTCCCCATCCGCCGGTTCGAGAACTACGGCGCCCTGTCCGGACTGGACCTGGACGACATCCGCGTCGGCGCCCGGGTCGATTCCGACGAGTACGACAAGCAGGACGCCCGGGACTTCGCCCTCTGGAAGGCCCACCGGCCCGGTGAACCGGCCTGGGACCCCCGGGACTACGTCGCCGACAGCCCCCTGCCCGTCGGCCGCCCCGGCTGGCACCTCGAGTGCTCGGCGATGTCCACCGAGCACCTGGGCCGGACCATCGATCTGCACTCCGGCGGCCACGACAACATCTTCCCCCACCACGAGAACGAGATCGCCCAGTCCGAGGCCGCCAACGGGGTCCGGTTCGTTCGCCACTGGCTGCACTGCGGTTACCTGCTGGTAGAAAACCAGAAGATGAGCAAATCCCTGGGCAACTTCTTCACCCTGCGGAACCTGGAGGAAAAGGGCTACGAGCCCCTGGCCGTCCGGCTGCTGCTCTTGGGCACGCACTACCGCAAACCGCTGAACTTCACCTTCGCCGGTCTGGACGCCGCCGCGGCCAACCTCAAGCGGTTGCGGGAGTTCGTCCGCCGCCTGGATCGGGAAAGGGACGCGGCTCCGAAAGAGCCCGCCGAGGAGCTGGGGCTTGGCGGAACGGGGGTCTCCGCCGTCCTTACGGCCGCCGACAGCGACTTCCGGGCCGCCGTGGCCGACAATCTCAACATCTCCGTCGCCCTGGCCGCCGTTTACGGGATGCTCGGCAAGGTAAACCGAATGCTCGATGACGGCATCATCCAGCGGACGGAAATCGAGGCCGCCAAGAAGGCCGTTCTGGACTTCGACCGGGTCCTCGGCCTGGGGCTGGAGGCGGTCGACGACGGCGGAGGGATCGACGCCGCCTGGGTCGAGGAACGGCTGGCGGCGCGGAAACGGGCCCGCGCGGAGCGCGACTTCGCCGCCGCCGACGCCATCCGCGACGAGCTGGCCGCCGCCGGTGTCGTCGTCGAGGACACCCCCCGGGGCACGACCTGGCACGTCGAGTAG
- a CDS encoding GNAT family N-acetyltransferase, with the protein MGSVFHHEGLAGRSSCCYNVSNRYTEQRGAVRIRRFEKTDIPFAVGLGNLIYPFSPRNVELVTREHERRRYRVDRYHEDFIGEVDGAPAARLQLVHNELAGEPGTFNISIVVDPAHRGRGCGRELWELARRRLKLLDWHRLTASVAADQRAARDWLERLGFACVHEDRFFRLRLADYQRPADYDERLARVADQGIELVYIGGIDDLDERTKRRKLWDIWSSCEADVPHGMEYERMPYEHWKRMVDNPVYDLDGMLVARDGDDFVGVTGLIYPGGRALPGFVIITGVRPAYRRRGIATALKYRDMDGAAQRGVAELITGNAVGNEGVLRINLRLGFQHLPSNLTYLLRRED; encoded by the coding sequence GTGGGAAGCGTTTTTCATCACGAGGGACTTGCCGGTCGGTCGTCATGCTGCTACAATGTATCTAACAGATATACAGAGCAAAGGGGGGCCGTGCGCATCCGTCGCTTCGAGAAAACCGATATACCCTTCGCCGTCGGGCTGGGCAACCTGATCTACCCCTTCAGCCCGCGCAACGTCGAGCTGGTCACCCGGGAGCACGAACGCCGCCGCTACCGCGTCGACCGCTACCACGAGGACTTCATCGGCGAGGTCGACGGCGCTCCCGCCGCCCGCCTGCAACTGGTGCATAACGAGCTGGCCGGCGAGCCCGGCACCTTCAACATCTCCATCGTCGTCGATCCCGCCCACCGGGGGCGGGGCTGCGGGCGCGAGCTGTGGGAGCTGGCCCGGCGACGCCTGAAACTGCTCGACTGGCACCGGCTGACCGCCTCCGTCGCCGCCGACCAGCGGGCCGCCCGGGACTGGCTGGAGCGCCTGGGCTTCGCCTGCGTCCACGAGGACCGCTTCTTCCGCCTGCGGCTGGCCGACTATCAGCGCCCGGCGGATTACGACGAACGCCTGGCCCGCGTCGCCGACCAGGGGATCGAGCTGGTCTACATCGGCGGGATCGACGACCTCGACGAGCGGACCAAACGCCGCAAACTCTGGGACATCTGGAGCTCCTGCGAGGCCGACGTGCCCCACGGGATGGAGTACGAGCGGATGCCCTACGAGCACTGGAAGCGGATGGTCGACAACCCCGTCTACGACCTCGACGGCATGCTGGTGGCCCGCGACGGCGACGACTTCGTCGGCGTCACCGGGCTGATCTACCCCGGCGGACGGGCCCTGCCCGGCTTCGTCATCATCACCGGAGTCAGACCCGCCTACCGCCGCCGAGGCATCGCCACGGCGCTGAAGTACAGGGATATGGATGGCGCCGCGCAACGCGGCGTCGCCGAGCTGATCACCGGCAACGCCGTCGGCAACGAGGGCGTCCTGCGGATCAACCTGCGCCTGGGCTTCCAACACCTGCCCAGCAACCTGACCTACCTGCTGCGCCGGGAGGATTGA
- a CDS encoding YbaB/EbfC family nucleoid-associated protein, which produces MAGGFGNLMGRAQQLQAKLAEAQAELKNKTVEGLSGGGMVKVTMNGHHEVTSIDLDEEAVDPDDIELLEDLIVAGVADARVKADEMAREEMGRVAQELGLPPALADQLLGGGLGG; this is translated from the coding sequence ATGGCCGGTGGATTCGGCAACCTGATGGGCCGGGCCCAGCAGCTCCAGGCCAAGCTGGCCGAGGCCCAGGCTGAATTGAAGAATAAAACCGTCGAGGGCCTCTCCGGCGGCGGCATGGTCAAGGTCACCATGAACGGCCACCACGAGGTGACCTCGATCGACCTGGACGAAGAGGCCGTCGACCCCGACGACATCGAACTGCTCGAGGATCTGATCGTCGCCGGTGTGGCCGACGCCCGCGTCAAGGCCGACGAGATGGCCCGCGAGGAGATGGGCCGCGTGGCCCAGGAGCTCGGGCTGCCCCCCGCCCTGGCCGACCAGCTCCTCGGCGGCGGTCTCGGCGGCTGA
- a CDS encoding bifunctional oligoribonuclease/PAP phosphatase NrnA: protein MARVDYAAAAELIERHEALGFIAHLNPDADAVGSVAAPARLARRRGKRVACYCQDPVPANQRFIAGSELFSTDVGVLDGCTLLVVIDCSEADRIGERAAELLAGGRPVIQLDHHSGGRAFGTLNLIDPGAAASGVLVYELLRTLGWKPDIPAAEALYAAIETDTGSFHYPNTTPRCLRVVAELLEIGLEPQKVAQALYESHRPERIRLLGRALQTLELRLDGRLALLSVSRSMLAETGAAVEDTDEIVDYARGLAGVEVGAFLREEPDGSVKLSLRSKGAVRVDELARGIGGGGHPCAAGASFAGDLLTAREWIIETVGRALERAVGDGC, encoded by the coding sequence ATGGCCCGCGTGGATTACGCCGCGGCGGCGGAGCTGATCGAACGCCACGAGGCGCTCGGCTTCATCGCCCACCTCAACCCCGATGCCGACGCCGTCGGCAGCGTCGCCGCCCCGGCCCGACTCGCCCGACGGCGGGGCAAGCGGGTCGCCTGCTACTGTCAGGACCCGGTACCGGCCAACCAGCGCTTCATCGCCGGTTCCGAGCTGTTCAGCACCGACGTCGGCGTCCTCGACGGCTGCACCCTCCTGGTGGTCATCGATTGCAGCGAGGCCGACCGGATCGGCGAGCGGGCCGCCGAGCTCCTCGCCGGCGGGCGTCCCGTCATCCAGCTCGACCACCACTCCGGCGGCCGCGCCTTCGGTACGCTGAACCTGATCGATCCCGGCGCCGCGGCCAGCGGCGTGCTGGTCTACGAGCTGCTGCGCACCCTGGGCTGGAAGCCGGATATTCCCGCCGCCGAGGCCCTCTACGCGGCCATCGAGACCGATACCGGCTCCTTCCATTATCCCAACACCACCCCGCGCTGCCTGCGCGTGGTCGCCGAGCTGCTCGAGATCGGCCTGGAGCCGCAGAAGGTGGCCCAGGCGCTCTACGAATCCCACCGGCCCGAACGCATCCGTCTGCTGGGCCGGGCCCTGCAGACCCTCGAGCTGCGCCTCGACGGGCGGCTGGCCCTGCTGAGCGTCAGCCGGTCCATGCTGGCCGAGACCGGGGCCGCCGTCGAGGACACCGACGAGATCGTCGATTACGCCCGCGGTCTGGCCGGGGTCGAGGTCGGCGCCTTCCTGCGCGAGGAGCCCGACGGGAGCGTCAAACTCTCCCTGCGCAGCAAGGGGGCGGTCCGCGTCGACGAGCTGGCGCGCGGCATCGGCGGCGGGGGGCATCCCTGCGCCGCCGGGGCCTCCTTCGCCGGCGACCTGCTCACGGCGCGGGAGTGGATCATCGAGACCGTCGGCCGCGCCCTGGAGCGGGCCGTCGGCGACGGCTGTTGA
- the rbfA gene encoding 30S ribosome-binding factor RbfA, which translates to MSKRTIQVGRQLKTALTELIDELRDPRIGELVLTEVELSVDLLYAKVYYDSNEPGDELAQTQAGLEHAVPHLRRRLARELNLRNTPELTFHFDKDLRRGERVRELLDEIADDDD; encoded by the coding sequence ATGAGCAAGCGCACCATCCAGGTCGGACGACAGCTCAAGACGGCCCTGACCGAATTGATCGACGAGCTGCGCGATCCCCGCATCGGCGAGCTGGTCCTAACCGAGGTCGAGCTGTCCGTTGATCTACTCTACGCCAAGGTCTACTACGATTCCAACGAGCCCGGGGACGAGCTGGCCCAGACCCAGGCCGGGTTGGAGCACGCCGTCCCCCACCTGCGTCGGAGACTGGCCCGAGAGCTCAACCTGCGCAACACCCCGGAGCTGACCTTCCACTTCGACAAGGACCTGCGTCGCGGCGAGCGCGTGCGGGAGCTGCTGGACGAGATCGCCGACGACGACGACTGA
- a CDS encoding bifunctional nuclease family protein yields the protein MQADSEIPVSLAGIALDPKSRSPVIILRDEEQQRILPIWVGHFEANAIIAERENIKRPRPMTHDLFKRVVLSLGGAVERLVVTDIRENTFYAELHLMLGEEELAVDCRPSDGIALALRFQAPIFVTEKVLAHEETKQQATMLEPEKLSDFIDKISPDDFEDA from the coding sequence ATGCAAGCCGACAGCGAAATCCCCGTCTCCCTGGCCGGCATCGCCCTCGACCCCAAGAGCCGCTCCCCGGTTATCATCCTGCGCGACGAGGAGCAGCAGCGCATTCTGCCCATCTGGGTCGGGCACTTCGAGGCCAACGCCATCATCGCCGAGCGCGAGAACATCAAGCGCCCCCGGCCGATGACCCACGACCTGTTCAAGCGCGTCGTCCTCTCCCTGGGTGGCGCCGTCGAGCGCCTCGTCGTCACCGATATCCGCGAGAATACCTTCTACGCCGAGCTGCACCTGATGCTGGGCGAAGAAGAACTCGCCGTCGACTGCCGACCCTCCGATGGTATCGCCCTGGCCCTGCGCTTTCAGGCCCCCATCTTCGTCACCGAGAAGGTCCTGGCCCACGAGGAGACCAAGCAGCAGGCCACCATGCTCGAGCCGGAGAAGCTCTCCGACTTTATCGACAAGATCAGCCCCGACGACTTCGAGGACGCCTGA
- the truB gene encoding tRNA pseudouridine(55) synthase TruB — MPAPPGPPSPATCSRRGSGSSRPSAAPWSGPSATAVDGKDAGPGSTDDGGDSLTAARETKLNGVLNCDKPAGWSSFDVIRKLRRALGVKRMGHTGSLDPIATGVLVICVGRTTRIVELLMAAEKEYRARVRFGAATQTYDSEGRVTLTGEPPPNLRAAVEELLPNYRGRIMQSPPPYSAAKKNGVPLYKLARQGELVEAPPREVEVRELELTGVEGDEAELRVVCGKGTYVRGLAHDLGQDLGCGAHLVGLVRSRNGIFGVEDALNVDRPAEELAPAALERLVPPEQALAYLPSADLLEGDVPKYLNGMAVTLAVKRPVGTLLRVFGPEGFIGVGRVEPGPGGAAVQPRITLSRGR; from the coding sequence ATCCCTGCGCCGCCGGGGCCTCCTTCGCCGGCGACCTGCTCACGGCGCGGGAGTGGATCATCGAGACCGTCGGCCGCGCCCTGGAGCGGGCCGTCGGCGACGGCTGTTGACGGAAAAGATGCTGGACCGGGATCGACTGACGACGGGGGAGATAGTTTGACCGCCGCCCGCGAGACGAAGCTCAACGGAGTGCTCAACTGCGACAAGCCGGCCGGCTGGTCGAGCTTCGACGTCATCCGCAAGCTGCGCCGGGCCTTGGGGGTCAAGCGCATGGGCCACACCGGCTCCCTGGACCCCATCGCCACCGGGGTGCTGGTGATCTGCGTCGGCCGAACGACGCGCATCGTCGAACTACTGATGGCCGCCGAGAAGGAGTACCGGGCCCGGGTGCGCTTCGGCGCGGCCACGCAGACCTACGACAGCGAGGGCCGGGTGACCCTGACGGGAGAGCCGCCGCCGAATCTGCGGGCCGCCGTCGAGGAGCTGCTGCCCAACTACCGCGGCAGGATCATGCAGAGTCCGCCGCCCTACTCCGCCGCCAAGAAGAACGGCGTGCCGTTGTACAAGCTGGCTCGTCAAGGCGAGTTGGTCGAGGCCCCACCCCGGGAGGTCGAGGTCCGCGAGCTGGAGTTGACCGGTGTCGAGGGCGACGAGGCGGAGCTGCGCGTGGTCTGCGGCAAGGGAACCTACGTCCGCGGTCTGGCCCACGATCTAGGCCAGGACCTGGGCTGCGGAGCCCACCTCGTCGGTCTGGTGCGCAGCCGCAACGGTATCTTCGGTGTCGAGGACGCCCTGAACGTCGACCGGCCGGCGGAAGAGCTGGCCCCGGCGGCCCTGGAGCGCCTGGTCCCACCGGAGCAGGCCCTGGCCTACCTGCCCTCGGCTGACCTGCTCGAGGGCGACGTGCCCAAGTACCTCAACGGCATGGCGGTCACTCTGGCGGTCAAGCGTCCCGTGGGGACGCTGCTGCGCGTCTTCGGCCCCGAGGGCTTCATCGGCGTGGGCCGGGTCGAGCCCGGCCCCGGTGGGGCCGCCGTCCAGCCCAGGATCACCCTCTCCAGGGGTCGTTGA
- the murJ gene encoding murein biosynthesis integral membrane protein MurJ yields MDERDDSVNGAPEPGAVPPGDLSGVSAAAVGVERERERGRLIRSAGTVGGMTVVSRVLGLAREMLYASIFGAGAVNDAFRIAYAIPYFFRRVLGENAMASYFLPLFIDYKENKGPREAWRLADNVFNALLVVTAVLAGLFALFAPQILRVIAPGFTETGNLRLAIGLTREMVPFMVTMSLAAVLMSLLNAHRRFALPSSGPIILNLVFIAGLYTLVPLFGESKPEMIHGVAVAVVVGGVLQVVVLGAGTRGLGWRWKPRLDFRHPGLRKVMKLMVPALFGLAVTRINLLVDNALASLLGEGTISALNYSERLLQFPLGVFGIAMATAVLPALSSYAAKRDWGPLRDTFNDAVRLALFVAVPATVGLVVLREPLIALFFQRGAFTAAATAEAAWALLFYALGLTAYIGVHVTVPVFYAQKDTKTPVIAAAVAVVVNVGGDLALMWSMEQGGLALASAAAAFVNWGILLVILRRRMGPLGLRSILNSGLRILGAAVAMGAGLFFYLRWIAFDPATALLGEKLLGGAVGVLLGAGIYFGAAKLLGVRELGEITRLIPRRGTRRR; encoded by the coding sequence ATGGACGAACGGGACGACAGCGTCAACGGGGCGCCCGAACCCGGCGCCGTCCCCCCGGGGGACCTGAGCGGCGTCTCCGCGGCGGCGGTCGGCGTCGAGCGCGAGCGGGAGCGCGGTCGGCTGATCCGCTCCGCCGGGACCGTCGGCGGGATGACCGTGGTCAGCCGTGTGCTGGGCCTGGCCCGGGAGATGCTCTACGCCTCGATCTTCGGCGCCGGGGCCGTCAACGACGCCTTTCGCATCGCCTACGCCATCCCCTACTTTTTCCGCCGGGTGCTGGGCGAGAACGCGATGGCCTCCTACTTCCTGCCCCTGTTCATCGACTACAAGGAGAACAAGGGACCGCGGGAGGCCTGGCGGCTGGCCGACAACGTCTTCAACGCCCTGTTGGTGGTGACGGCGGTGCTGGCCGGCCTGTTCGCCCTGTTCGCCCCGCAGATCCTGCGGGTGATCGCCCCGGGCTTCACCGAGACGGGCAACCTGCGCCTGGCCATCGGCCTGACCCGGGAGATGGTGCCCTTCATGGTCACCATGAGCCTGGCGGCGGTGCTGATGTCCCTGCTCAACGCCCACCGGCGTTTCGCTCTGCCCTCGAGCGGCCCGATCATCCTCAACCTGGTCTTCATCGCCGGGCTCTACACCCTGGTGCCCCTGTTCGGCGAGAGCAAACCGGAGATGATCCACGGCGTGGCCGTGGCCGTCGTGGTCGGCGGGGTGCTGCAGGTCGTCGTCCTCGGCGCGGGGACGCGCGGGCTGGGCTGGCGCTGGAAACCGCGCCTGGACTTCCGCCACCCCGGCCTGCGCAAGGTGATGAAGCTGATGGTCCCGGCGCTGTTCGGCCTGGCCGTCACCCGGATCAACCTGCTGGTCGACAACGCCCTGGCCAGCCTGCTCGGCGAGGGCACCATCAGCGCCCTCAACTACTCCGAGCGTCTGCTGCAATTTCCCCTGGGCGTCTTCGGCATCGCGATGGCCACCGCCGTCCTGCCCGCGCTGTCCAGCTACGCCGCCAAGCGCGACTGGGGACCCCTGCGTGACACCTTCAACGACGCCGTCCGCCTGGCCCTGTTCGTCGCCGTGCCGGCGACCGTCGGCCTGGTGGTGCTGCGCGAGCCGCTGATCGCCCTGTTCTTCCAGCGCGGGGCCTTCACCGCCGCCGCCACGGCTGAGGCCGCCTGGGCCCTGCTGTTCTACGCCCTGGGCCTGACGGCCTACATCGGCGTCCACGTCACCGTGCCCGTCTTCTACGCCCAGAAGGACACCAAGACGCCGGTGATCGCCGCCGCCGTCGCCGTGGTCGTCAATGTCGGCGGCGACCTGGCGCTGATGTGGTCGATGGAGCAGGGCGGCCTGGCCCTGGCCAGCGCCGCCGCCGCCTTCGTCAACTGGGGCATCCTGCTGGTGATCCTGCGCCGCCGGATGGGACCCCTGGGCCTGCGCAGCATCCTCAACAGCGGCCTGCGCATCCTCGGCGCCGCCGTGGCGATGGGCGCCGGACTGTTCTTCTACCTGCGCTGGATCGCCTTCGATCCCGCCACGGCCCTGCTGGGCGAAAAGCTCCTCGGCGGCGCCGTCGGGGTCCTGCTGGGCGCCGGGATCTATTTCGGCGCGGCCAAACTCCTCGGCGTTCGCGAGCTCGGCGAGATCACCCGCCTGATCCCCCGCCGGGGAACCCGCCGCCGCTGA
- the dxs gene encoding 1-deoxy-D-xylulose-5-phosphate synthase, translated as MDEDYRLLKQIDFPADLRRLNMFELAELAGELRRFIIETVSQTGGHLAPSLGALELTIALHYALTTPRDKLVWDVGHQAYAHKVLTGRRDKLRTIRQYGGISGFPKPAESPYDTYAVGHASTAISAALGMALAREREDEYRVCAVVGDGSLTGGMSFEALNHAGQQKFPFLVVLNDNKMSISKSVGALSNYLNRMMTTRSYLSLRKQVREVVKKIPGVGMGIFTLARKLEEGLKNMVTPGMIFEEMGFLYFGPIDGHDLPKLVGTLKQVRDVERPVLLHVHTQKGKGYKPAERDATKFHGLGRFDVATGRCPTSGEVPTYTEVFGCTLTEVAAADGDVVGITAAMPDGTGTVILAEALPEQFIDVGIAEQHAVSLAGGLAIAGKKPVLAIYSTFLQRAYDQVLIDVCLMNLPVVFALDRGGLVGADGPTHHGVFDLSYLRSMPNMTVCAPADEDELRHLLYTGCRHDGPFALRYPRGKGRGVDRSGPLRELPLGRGELLREGNDAVVAALGSTVAPALEAAEELERDGLSVAVINARWLKPLDGELIAEWTERTGRLLTVEENVLAGGFGAAVLEHFNERRPELPARIEFRRLGIPDRFVTQGTQAELRAELGLDAAGIAGALRELLG; from the coding sequence ATGGACGAAGATTACCGCTTGCTGAAACAGATCGATTTCCCGGCGGACCTGCGCCGGTTGAACATGTTCGAGCTCGCGGAGCTGGCCGGCGAGTTGCGGCGCTTCATCATCGAAACGGTCTCGCAGACCGGGGGCCACCTGGCCCCCAGCCTGGGCGCCCTGGAACTGACCATCGCCCTGCACTACGCCCTGACGACGCCGCGGGACAAGCTGGTCTGGGACGTCGGTCACCAGGCTTACGCCCACAAGGTACTGACCGGTAGGCGCGACAAGCTGCGGACCATCCGCCAGTACGGTGGCATCTCCGGTTTCCCCAAGCCCGCGGAGTCGCCCTACGACACCTACGCCGTGGGCCACGCCTCGACGGCCATCTCGGCGGCCCTGGGAATGGCTTTGGCCCGGGAGCGCGAGGACGAGTACCGGGTCTGCGCCGTGGTCGGTGACGGCTCGCTGACCGGCGGGATGTCCTTCGAGGCGCTCAACCACGCCGGGCAGCAGAAGTTCCCCTTCCTGGTGGTGCTCAACGACAACAAGATGTCGATCTCCAAGAGCGTCGGCGCGCTGAGCAACTACCTCAACCGGATGATGACCACGCGCAGTTATCTGTCGCTGCGCAAGCAGGTTCGGGAGGTCGTCAAGAAAATCCCTGGGGTGGGGATGGGAATCTTCACTCTGGCGCGCAAGCTGGAAGAGGGCCTGAAGAACATGGTCACCCCGGGGATGATCTTCGAGGAGATGGGCTTCCTCTACTTCGGCCCCATCGACGGCCACGACCTGCCCAAGCTGGTGGGGACGCTCAAACAGGTGCGCGACGTCGAGCGCCCCGTGCTGCTCCACGTCCATACCCAGAAGGGCAAGGGTTACAAGCCGGCCGAGCGCGACGCGACCAAGTTCCACGGGCTGGGCCGCTTCGACGTGGCGACGGGTCGCTGTCCGACGTCCGGGGAGGTACCGACCTACACCGAGGTCTTCGGCTGCACGCTGACCGAAGTCGCCGCCGCCGACGGCGACGTCGTCGGCATCACCGCCGCCATGCCCGACGGCACCGGCACGGTCATCCTGGCCGAGGCCCTGCCGGAGCAGTTCATCGACGTCGGCATCGCCGAGCAGCACGCCGTCAGCCTGGCGGGCGGGTTGGCGATCGCGGGCAAGAAGCCCGTGCTGGCGATCTACTCCACCTTCCTCCAGCGGGCCTACGACCAGGTGCTGATCGACGTCTGCCTGATGAACCTGCCGGTGGTCTTCGCTTTGGACCGCGGCGGCCTGGTCGGCGCCGACGGCCCGACGCACCACGGCGTCTTCGACCTCTCCTACCTGCGCTCGATGCCCAACATGACGGTCTGCGCCCCGGCCGATGAGGACGAGCTGCGCCACCTGCTCTACACGGGTTGCCGTCACGACGGTCCCTTCGCCCTGCGCTACCCCCGGGGCAAGGGTCGCGGCGTCGACCGCTCCGGTCCGCTGCGCGAGCTGCCCCTCGGCCGGGGCGAACTGCTGCGCGAAGGCAACGACGCCGTCGTCGCCGCCCTCGGCTCGACGGTCGCACCGGCCCTCGAGGCCGCCGAGGAGCTGGAGCGGGACGGTCTTTCTGTAGCGGTGATTAACGCCCGTTGGCTCAAACCCCTCGACGGCGAGTTGATCGCCGAGTGGACCGAGCGGACCGGACGGCTGCTGACCGTCGAGGAGAACGTCCTCGCCGGGGGCTTCGGTGCGGCCGTGCTGGAGCACTTCAACGAGCGGCGCCCCGAACTCCCCGCCCGGATCGAGTTCCGGCGTCTGGGCATCCCCGACCGCTTCGTCACCCAGGGCACCCAGGCCGAACTGCGCGCCGAGCTGGGCCTGGACGCCGCCGGCATCGCCGGCGCCCTGCGCGAATTGCTCGGCTGA